The genomic interval GCGATGGCGCCGGTGCCGCTGATCGTGGTGGTCGGCGGATAGCCGATGATGCCGATGGCGGAGATGTTCGGCGTGAAGAAGTAGCCGACGCCGAGCGCGAAGGTCTCGCCGTCCCCGACCCGGGCGCGGGCGCCGGGGATCACGGTGCCGAAGGCCGAGACCCGTGCGCGCTCGTAGAAGTTGACGCTGGCCAGACCCGCCTGGACGTACCACGTGTCCTGGCTGGCGACCGCGAAACTCGGACCGGCCGGCTGCGGCGCGAGATCCGCAGCGTAGGCCTGCCCCCCTGCCGCGATGGCTCCGAGCGCCAGGACTGCGCCCGCGACGGCTTTCCCCAAAGACATGTCCAGCCCCCCTGTCCGACCTCTGTGGTTGCAGGGAGGATGAGCGGGGATCGGGATTGGCGAGGCCATACCAAAGTTGTGCTCGCGGCGAGCGCACCGGCATGTTGTGCCAGGGCCACACCCCACGGCGCGAAGAGCCGTCACGCCCCGGCCGAAGGGATGGGGCCGATCCGTGCCGCGGCGGCGTACAAGTCGCGGCCAGGAGGAGCCGGCCGATGATCCTGACGGACGAGCAGACGATGATCCGCGACGCGGTGCGCGCGTTCGTCAGCGCGGAGATTCGGCCGCGGACGCAGATGTTCGAGCGCGACGGCGGCTATCCGGCGGAGGTGTTCGAGGCGGTCGCGGCGCTCGGCCTGATGGGCATGACGGCCCCCGAGGCGTTCGGCGGGGCCGGCGCCGATTACGTATCCTACGCTCTTGCACTCATGGAACTCGCGGCGGGCGACGGTGCACTGTCCACCATCGTCAGCATCCAGAACAGTCTGATCGTCAACAGTATGCTCGCCGAGGGCAGCGCGGCACAGAAGGCGCGCTGGCTGCCCGATCTCGTCGCCGGCCGAACCCTCGGCGCCTTCGCCCTGACCGAGACCGATGCCGGCTCCGACGCGGCGGCGATCCGAACCCGGGCCCGGCGCATCGAGGGCGGTTGGCGGCTCGACGGACGCAAGCAGTTCATCACCTCCGGCCGCATCGCCGGCCTCGCGCTCGTCGTCGCGGTCACCGATCCCGAGGCGGGCCGAAAGGGCATGACCGCCTTCCTCGTGCCCACCGACACGCCGGGCTACGGCGTCGAGCGGGTCGAACACAAGCTGGGGCAGGGCGCCTCGGACACCTGCGCGCTGGTGTTCGAGGGGCTCGATCTGCCGGAGGACGCTGTGCTGGGCCGGATCGGCGGCGGCTACCGCACGGCGCTCGCCAACCTGGAGGTCGGGCGCATCGGCATCGCCGCACAATGCGTCGGCATGGCTCAAGCGGCGTTCGACATCGCCATCACCTACGCCAAGGAGCGCTGCAGCTTCGGCAAGCCCATCGTCGAGCATCAAGCGGTCGGCTTCCGCCTCGCGGATCTCGCCGCCCGGCTGGAGGCGTCGCGCCAGCTCGTGCTGCACGCCGCCGCCCTCAAGGAGGCCGGCCGCCCCTGCCTGCGCGAGGCCTCGATGGCCAAGCTCGTGGCCAGCGAGATGGCGGAGGCCGT from Methylobacterium sp. AMS5 carries:
- a CDS encoding acyl-CoA dehydrogenase family protein, with amino-acid sequence MILTDEQTMIRDAVRAFVSAEIRPRTQMFERDGGYPAEVFEAVAALGLMGMTAPEAFGGAGADYVSYALALMELAAGDGALSTIVSIQNSLIVNSMLAEGSAAQKARWLPDLVAGRTLGAFALTETDAGSDAAAIRTRARRIEGGWRLDGRKQFITSGRIAGLALVVAVTDPEAGRKGMTAFLVPTDTPGYGVERVEHKLGQGASDTCALVFEGLDLPEDAVLGRIGGGYRTALANLEVGRIGIAAQCVGMAQAAFDIAITYAKERCSFGKPIVEHQAVGFRLADLAARLEASRQLVLHAAALKEAGRPCLREASMAKLVASEMAEAVCSGAIQTLGGYGYLEEYGVAKIYRDVRVCQIYEGTSDIQRLVIARTL